The Anolis carolinensis isolate JA03-04 chromosome 2, rAnoCar3.1.pri, whole genome shotgun sequence genome contains the following window.
CTCAGGATGCAGATATGGGGTGGCGTGAGAGGGCAGCTCATTATTAGCTATTTAACACATCCCTATTTACCTCAAGGGTTGGGGAGCAGCATTTAAGacattttcttcctattgtgCTGGAAAAACTTGGTTGGTTTTAGGTGCTATATACCTTGACTTGGATAGGAAGAGAGTGCCACTTACTGCTCTACCTCAGGCAAAACATCTTGAATTCCCCTCTCCAATTCAAGTCAGATAGAGCTGGCCAGAGGATTGGCGGGACCTAAGTCAGATGCGATATTGGGGGTGCTGCCACTGCTACCTTTTAAAAAGGAACTGGTCCAATTTGGAGCTTCAGTTCACCAGGCGTGGTCTTTTAACTTCTCCTAGAGcaacggttctcaacctgtgggtccccaggtgttttggcctacaaatcccagaaatcccaggcagtttaccagctgttagaatttctgagtgttgaaggccaaaacatcttaggacccacaggttgagaaccactgtcctagagttaCACGTAAAGGAAAGTTCCCCTTAACTACTTAATACACTGATCTTCCAACAGTTAAGTATTTGTCATTGTTGATACAATCGAGAGGTGGATATGTGTTTAATAAAATGTAATGTCAAACCCTACCATCTGGCGGTTATACTTTACTACATTATATTTTACTAAATACATAACCATTAATGTTTCCATTGTGCCACTGAAAATTACAGTAAAATACTGCCTCGTTCTCTCCTCATCTCTGAGGTGTACCGAGGATCACCCACTCCTTCTCTAAACTGTCCCTCATAGCTCACACCAATCCAGTACAAGTATACACCTATGCTGATGTTTGGAGCAACCAGCCTGATAATCCCTTAGTAGCCTAGATCACTGCTTTTAGAACTGTGGGCCCCGACTCCAAattgctcaatgttggggtcccaaagcATCTGACAACAACAGAAGTTTTCTGAATAtcacctgatgatgatgatgatgatgatgctttatttgtatcctgcctcctcTCTCAAAAGGAACTCGGGGCTacttacaacaaaaatacaatatacatagtAATAATCAGCAACCAAAGCATGTATGTAttcacataaaatacatatatgtgCATTTTTAGAACCATGATTCAAAACCTCATATAAGAAAgattttccatttaaaaagatATAACTGTGGTAGAAAACGTTAGGCCTTGATATGATAAACAGCTGCCATTCTAATCTTCTTTATGGAAGAAGCATGGACAAAGAGCATTATTGAAACATTCATCTTGATTTAGAAGTACAATTAAGGGCAGGCATAGAAGAAGCGTGCAAAAAATCAGAGCTGTAAGCAACGTGAAAGAACATTACCAATCCAATCCAAGTAACCAGCCAATTGTGCATTTTAATAATTCAGTAATTTTGCACTTAATTGGCTGGAAAGTAAATAATATTTGCATAACTGTAGTGTGCCATTATTTATCTACTGCAGAAACAGGGGTTTAATTAAGACAAAAGTCCATGGACATTTAAGCAATTAATGAAATATATTGCCTTGCTGAAACCAGTCAGGTACTGAAAGTTAGCATCCCTTAAGGCACAAGTAGATTTATGCTGTAATATAAAATAGCAGCTATTAAAGACTATATTTTAGTTTCAGGGGGTAGAGAAGCCTTTTTTTGCCAAGGAAGCAAAGATTTCTGAGCCAAAATAATTTATTCAGATTAATGGGTTTCATTTGCATAAACAATCTCTATATGCATCTAGTCTAAGAATTTCTGGAAAATGCTGAGTTTGTTAGTGTATTAGATAACATGTATggtaggactgaaatatcagccctAAAGTATCCTTTGAGGTGGAGCACGAAGTTTGGATGAGCTCTGAAACAGAGCAGGaaggcaaaaagaaaataaacaataccTTTGGCCAAATACAATACCAAGTACTGTACTAACAGCACTGACCCAGAtagagtttatttaaaaaaatccgtATTTTAAAGGATTTTAGAGCTACAAAAAAGAAGACAATGTGAACATGAACAATAGCTAACATATACATAGTTcccttcaagaaggaaaaaagaggatTTAAACAATTACAGTCCAGTcatcctgacatcaataccaggaaagattctggagcagatcattaaggaggcagtctgcagtcacttagaaaggaatgctgtgattactaaaagtcagcatggatttctcaaaaacaaatcatgccagactaatcttatctcttttttcaatagttacaagcttggtagatgcagggaatgctgtgaatgtagcatattttgatttcagtaaggccttcaacaaagtccccatgaccttcttgcaaacaaactggtCAAATGTGGGCTcggcaatgctactgttaggtggatctgtaattggttaagcgaccaaactcaaagggtgctcacaaaTGGTGCATAAGGGCTGATCATTAGTTTAAATTTAATAGAGGGACTGTTGGAAAATCAGCATGAATGGAAGATAATGgtactgtatattaaaaattCTGCCCCCAGAACAGAGGAACTCCGGTGTTTTATCATTTGCAGAGCTAACTACCACAATCAGGAAGGCTGCTGACCAGATGTCCGATTCAGTTGTAACTTTGGCTTGCAATGTTTCCTGTAACATTTAAAGCCACCCAGACTTTAGCTGACGGCCATAAATGTGTTTCCAGATCTTCCACCTTAATTGTTGTTTGAACAGCTGAAGTATGTAATGGATTCTGCATAAGGAAATGATTGTGATGATGGAAGATAATTATGTTAGTACTTTAAAAGTGTGGTCGACTGATTAAAAAGGTCTCTAGCAaattcttgcagtcaactcttaGTAACACATGTCTTCCttcaaacaaaatgaaacaacttTGTATTTGTTTGATGCCAGAATTCCAAAAAACGGTAACTGTCACACTCAAGTATATACATATCTATAATTTTTAGGAGACCAAAGGACCAGAAGCCTCCTACGCCCCTGATCTCATCTCCACAATGGATGCATTTGGCAGTTGTAGCATGTGGTGACCGGCTGGAAGAAACTCTCATCATGTTGAAGTCAGCAGTTCTGTTCAGCAACAGGAAGATCAAATTTCACATCTTTGCTGAGAACTCCCTGAAGCCTGAATTTGAAAGGAAAGTGAGTCTCCTTCAgtaatttcttttctcttttttttttttggtttttttttgggggggggggggtctgttaaGAACAggatgcccaactgagcatagaTCTTTGATTGTAAGTTTTTAGATTCACTTGAAAATGCTTGAAGTGCCATATGTTAATGAGTGGATAAACACTTTCTAGTAGCAGGTCCTGAGCTTTAGCTCAGCTTTAGTAAGGGATTTGCCTTGATTTGTTTGTCTTTGAAACAATAGCCTAGCCACAAGTTCTAATCTCTCATTTTCTTCTTGTGCTTTACAGTTGCAAGAATGGCCTCCCTCATTCACAAAGAAGTATGAATATCATGTCTATCCAATCTCTTTTTCTGTTGGAAACGCTCAGGAATGGAAAAAATTATTCAAGCCATGTGCTGCCCAGCGTCTCTTTCTTCCGGTAAGGTGATCGGACCCCCCTAAACATAACGAGTCTGATCAGATTGAAATGGGTTTAGAAAATTAGTCATGCTAAATGCCTAAGTACGGTAATGCTAGAGATGACCATTGCTGATGTATTTTTTTCTGGAGTTTTCTGACTCTATACGACTTGGCTCATTTCTGTTTCTTGGCTTTCTGTAAAGTTTGGCTTCGGTGAGTTCCAAGACCCTGTGCTATTATATTAGACACATGTGTTTTGGGAGGCTTCCTCTTTGAAAATTGGTTTCTTTCCCTCTTTAATTTTGGTGAGACAGTTTGCTAGCCTTGTATGTGTTTCAATACCAAAAGAAAGGGGGAGGGGATAAGAAGGGGTGGCAGTCTTTTAGATAGTAGGTTGTACAGCAGCTCTTGCTTCCTGGAAAGGAGGTAAACAGATGTTCTTCTGCTTCCAACATCCTTTGCTATGAACTAGTCAGTCCAGAGATATTCAGGATTGGAGGccagcaacatttggagggctgcatgattCTCACCTTCCCTTAGTTAAATGTTATGATATAATATTCTTTAACTACTTTTAATGATTTAGCACATACAGTATAACAGTTTCTGGTACTGTGTAGTTTTAATTTGGAATTCTTTGGAGAGCTCTTTCAAAAAAATTTTTATTACATAGCATGGCTGCAGTGTCGCAGTgggataaacccttgtgttggctgaactgctgacttcaaGGTTGATAGTTCGAAttcgcgagatggggtgagctcccgtctgtcagccatATCTCGTGtggggacctgagagaagccccctgcagaatggtaacacaaccgggtgttccctgggcaacgtctttgaagatagccaattctctcacaccagaagcgacctgcctcaattcgcttctgacacaatataaaaaaattaagacaTTTCTTTATCCTTATTTTTAGTTAGAAGGTTTCCCAGTGAGTGTTACGTACAATCAGTAAAACAAGGCAGCTCCTTCCTGCAGGTTTACAGTCTCAAACATGACACTGAAAGGAAATATGATGGGAAGAGAATgtatttgtttttcatttaattaaaatacatgtatatCACACCCTGAATCGGTGAATTTTAGGGTATTGTATAGTACAATCAGGATAATTTTAAAAGGCTAAAAACATAGTAAACCATTTAACACTTAAAATGAGGCAATTCAAAACCaattacaacaatttaaaacaatttaatgcGTAACACATGtgcaaattggaaaaaaatcaattaggAATTAAAGCAAAACCAGACTCATTCTTTAAGTTAAATGGTTGGTCTTATACTGGCCAACAGGAAGGAAAGAGTTCCAGGAAAGGAGCCCAATGGAGGTGTATTTTCAACAAACGTGAAGGAGTGGGCCTGTATCCCATGAACATCTGTTCCATCTTAAATAAATTAGCCCAGAGAAACAACACATAGATGAGAGGGAATCTTCTCATTTATGTCATTTACCAGAGCCTTGAGTTACATGAGATGTCCAAGTATTATTTCCAGCTTTATGAATTGAAGATGGGATTATCTCTCCTATTTTAGGCTGTGTAACAAGGCGAGTTAAGCCTGTTGAACATCACACCTCTGATAAAAGAGCCCACCTTTTGATCAAGCCTTGGAAACCCATATTACAGGAGTAAtatggactgtggcgcaggctggatagcaagccagctgcaacaaatcactctgaccaagaggtcatgagttcaaggccaggccgtgcctgcgtcttgtctctgtctctgttctatgttatggcattgaatgtttgcctttatgtgtgcaatgtgatcctccccttctgggtgagaagggcggaatataaatactgtaaataaataaatatgtgttccAACAGAACTACAGGTTTCTTAACTTGAATTCCCCTTGGTCAAATTTGGTTTGCTGGATATAGAACTTGACTAATAAACAATACTGAAAACTTTATCCTTAAATACTAAGGCCTAAAGTGAAGTGCAATGCTTATCCAACAATACTCATCTAGATTCAGAGTTTGGTTCATGCTATATGATGCTAGAGAAAGCTGGTAGtttatgccttcatgtttcctgtcGATTTATGGAGATACCATAAAATTCATAGGGTTTGCTGGGGCTATCAATTCTGAAGTGATTTGCCATTGACATTGAATGTGTCACAGTAAATAACATTACTTATTTTATTGGTGGTACCCTAGATTCCACTGCagtctgtgtgtgcatgcacacatttgaaagattgaaaataataataataataataattacaaaatcaTAAACAACTTTGAACTGCAGTGTAAAATCAAAAAATATGTAGCAAAAGTGTCACAATATTTCTAAGTGTAACACATATTTTCTTAATTGGAGCTTTTCTGATGTAAAACACATCTGCATGGAATAGCAACCTATGCCACCACTAGTGCCACATGGCTAATCCTAAAAGCTGCAGGTAATAAACAGAAATGTCCCTGGAAAATAGACTGGTTTTTATTTATACCATACAAATATTTATACAATGTATTTATACAATGCAGAGTATCTGTCTATAAGAAGTGTGGCCTTGTTTATGTTTAACCAGTCTGTTTTTTCATCATTTTGGACAGATTATGACGACATAGTTTCCCATGCTGGGAGATATTCTATTAAATTTGAGATTCAGATGTTGAGACCTTGAGGCTAGTCAAATGACCAATCAATTTAGACTAGCAGTCAGGAATATGAGAGCCTTTTTAATTTGGTAAATGTCATCATATATGTTAATACATGCTAGTTTTGTAGCCAGTTTCAAAGCGTACATGGTTTTCTGGTTATATTTGTATCCCTTCCTTCTTACAAGGCCCCTAGGTGGAATTTGGTCCCCATTCACAGTTACAGGGATGCAGAAAAAAAGTAAGAAATATGCTCAAAAGCCACTTAGTGACATTAATGGTGTTTTAACCTGGGTTTCTCACCCAAAACTCCAACTTACTGTCATAGTTGTGTAATATGAAAATTATCTGGGAAAGAAGACAGACatgcatgataataataataaagtgaaaaaAGGAAATAGGTGCTCTGCTACTTTTGAAAAAATATTGAGATTTACTATAGTGTCTTTTAAGAAATAACTGAAATTGTGAATGGATACGTATGAAGCTGATGGCCACAAGAGGGCATATGCCAAATAAGAATAGCAAGATTCCCCTTTTGCTATACAGACATTGAAATAACTAGTAAATTAATAGACTCAGAGTTGCAACAGAACACAggtatcatccagttcaaccccttaaTTGCCAATAGAGGATATTGCAGTTTTGTCCCAAGATTTTAAAAGTTGACCAGACAGAGAGAGACCTACTTAGAGTACTTCCTGTACAGGCAGAAGGTCTTCGGTTTTGGGAGAAGAGCTGGAAAGGACTTGTGACAGAGATCTTGGAGGCCCAATTACAACTGGAGAAAAGAGCGCAAAAGCTAATTCTTAGTATTGTGTCTCTATGTCTtgatattgttgtgtgtcttcaagattTTTTCCAACATATGGTGATTGTAAGAAGAACATATCACAGgagtttcttgacaagatttgatcAAAGGAGAGTTGCTTTGCTCTGAAGATAAGAGAGTATCATTtaaccaaggtcacccagtggatttctgttACCAAGTTGGAACTCAAAACTGGTCTACAGAGGCAtagccaatgctcaaaccactattctATGCTGGAtccttttctcctcttctttaATCATTCACATATATCTGAATGGACTGTATTAggatttttaattaaaagtaccTAGGTCAAAAATTTCTGGAGAATGGAATTAGAGTggtttgtgtttatgtgtgtacATTTGAGTTGTAAGTTTCAAACCTTGATTGTTGCTAATGGATGTTTAAGAGAGACTGATTACCTAAGTCAAATGTATCAGAGCCACTGGCTCTTGTACAATGCTGCCCATATCATCACTCTGAATAAGACAAACAGATGTGTTTAGACAATTTGATTGCActaggaaacacacagagaagaAGACATCTGCACATTCCTGGGATCACTCGCTCATTACATAAATAGCAAGAGATATTTTCCTTGTTCTGAGGTATATTGTCAACAGAACCCAGCAAGTGTGCATTGCTGCTTCTTGGCTCTGATAGACAAAATCTGTGCTTAACATGCCTTCCAAGATGCAAACTCAAGGTGAGATACTCGGAAGAGACTAAGAATGGCAGGGAGGCTGAAATTATTAATGTTCTTCTTCAGAACCTCAGTTAACATTATGGATTCTAGCTAACCAGCAAGAATCTTATTTAATTATAATTCATTCATGTGACTGGAGTACCAGTAGTTGAGGAAAGTCCACAGTTATAGGAAGGCCCTCTCAGTATTTGAAAGTGACTGTTACTTTGTCTCTTTTCACATGATGACCTTATGTGAACAAATGATGACATAATCACTGTTTAGTAAAACTATAGGGTGAGGCACTTGCTTGATGATATGAGTTGAGCCCATATTACATCGTTATTGATCTTGTTTTTCAgcagttaaaaatatttttattgtttgtagTAATATTTTTACTTCTAAAACTAATTTaaagttgcttttttaaaaattaatttccaattGTTGCCTTTCTTTTGAGGGCACAAATTCAACAGTATGATatgattattttaaagaaaaataatgaacATTTCCACTGGCATACCGCTTTTTAGTTCTTTTTTCTCATGACCTCCCCTTTTTGGGGTGCCACAGTGTTAGATTCCTCTTTCTTATTGAGTATGAGATGTATATTTTGTACATCTTCTGATATAGAATATACTGAGCTCTATAGGTTAGATGAAAAAATATGCCAGGCTATTGTCTTGCTCTAATCTCTCAACTTTGGTTTTCCTGTCTCTTTGTGAGTGTGTTTCTATGAATACATTCTGTGTTTCCCACCCCACATCCACACTTTTCTATTCCATCTCCAAAGATGATTTTAAAAGATGTGGACTCCCTTCTGTATGTGGACACAGATGTCCTCTTCTTGAGACCCATTGATGACATCTGGAGATTTCTGACAGCATTCAATTCCACACAGCTGGCTGCAATGGCGCCAGAACATGAGATACCAAAGATTGGCTGGTACAGTCGCTTTGCTCGCCACCCATATTATGGAACAACTGGAGTCAATTCCGGTGTCATGCTGATGAATTTAACCCGTATAAGAAATGCCCAGTTTAAGGTaagatgtgattttttttgaaGGAATTCAAACTTCAGGATCATGCTTTGCGTCTTTCTTTCTGCATACCCATAtaaaaacgtcaggggagaatacttctggaaaatggccatacagcccagaaaattcacagcaacgcaTATAGAACTTTGTCAATCCAAAttctttccttcatttttatATAGCTGACCATTTATGACAGCCCGCTCCAGTTTGGCCCCAAAGctccaacctttgggcttctgTAACGCTTCatgtaatggtgcttcatgcagtcatgccggccacatgaccttggaggtgtctacggacaacgccggctcttcggcttagaaatggagatgagcaccaacccccagagtcggtcacgactggacttaacgtcaggggaaacctttacctttacctaacgcTTCATTGCTTACCTTCAATATCTGTTCTTTAGTTTGGGGCTTGAGCTTTTAGATGATTCCTTTTGTGGTCAAATGTGTTGTTTGTGTTGGTCAGTGGTTAAGCGTAATAAAGCATGACTGGTTGTCCCTTATCAGTTATTAAAATAATACCTTCAGaatgatatataaaataaaatagtttgtTTTTGTTAACATGATTTATGTATATAGCTCTATCAAGAGTACAagcaaacatttattatataacaaTTAGGTTAAATTCTCAAAAccttttcctcattaataagtCCCCAAACCTTTTTAGATCTTATCCATTCCCATCTTCCTAATATCTCTTTCACCAGCCTAACTCATTCCCAAAAACGTCTTTAGCTTGTGGCCTTTGCCCCTCATAGGCCTCCCTTCACAACTTGCTGTGAGCTGTGTTATTGTCTGGTTTTACCCATGCTTACCTAGCCTCTCACTTCACACCATGGGACATTCAGAAAATGATGTTTTAAgaattgtgtattttttttactgGAATGAATAAAATTTCTAATAGAGCTCAGAACATCATAGATAACTTGACTATAAATGACCATGCATTGGGATGAAAGATTTCAAGTGCTGCTACAGGTGAGAATAAGGTTTGTGTAGCTTTGTGATCATGAGGGGTTTTTGCAGACCCAAGAAAGAAGAGGAGCTAGTCTCCACACAGTATTTCTGCTAATTCTTAAGGCCCACCCCAAAAACGACCGATGCTTCAAATGTGATCATGATACTAAGATAAATATGGCAGTGTTCCTTATTGCtacatttttaaagtacatttttaaatttcatttcagAACAGTATGATACCGACAGGCCTGACATGGGAGGAAATGTTATACCCTTTATACCAAAAGTACAAGAACTACATTACTTGGGGAGACCAGGACTTGCtcaatattattttttactttaacCCAGGTACATGCTGCATTAACtacatttgtatatattatagactgtgtgtgtgtgtgtgtgtgtgtgtgtgtgtaatgtgatttGAATATGTGAAAGAGTAGTCtgtagatttttctttcttttcttttgaatctACTGTTTGAATTGCTAGCACTGAAGACGAGAACAGATGCAATGTTTGGCCCTTCAAATTGTTCTCCATGGCCATAGTTGTTTGGGGAGCACTTAGTTGCTATGCTACTGGAAGCCACAGACAAAAAATTATTTTGCTAGTGCAGAAACGTAGGAGATAGCTTCTCTTTCTGTGTAGATAGAGCCAAGAACCAGACAGTCTTACCCACCAAATCAGTTTATACATAGTTTGTTTATCCAAGCCATGCTTTTAGGGGAATgacattttttaatatttaagtTTCTGTGCTGTGAAAGCTTTACCATCGTGAATGTAGCTGTGCCAGAATAAAGCAGGGGTGAAAATATATTGGCCTTTAGGTGTGTTCATGTAGCATTAGatcatggcagtggttctcaacctgtgggtccccagatgttttagccttcaactcccagaaatcctaacagctggtaaactggctggaatttctgggagttgtaggccaaaacacctggggacccacagtttgagaaccactggattatggTTTAGTATTGCATCTAAACTATATGTGCACATTATTTTAGGTCTCCTATTTTTCCTTTCTCTAAAATATTAGCTAAATTGCATAAGCAGAAAAATTACAATAATTAAATGTATGTCTGTCTCAGCTGTAGGTTTTGCATGACAAAATTCAGatatatttgtagatttgttGCTATATGTTAAGACTCCCTCCCCCTCCGTTTTCCATTTGTTCTccaaatgggttttccagaatgtCTCTACCTGTTTCCTTGCCAATGGAACTATCGGCCAGACCACTGTATGTATGGCAGTAACTgtaaaggagcagaggaagaaggaaTTTCCATTCTCCATGGGAACAGGGGTGTCTACCATGATGATAAACAGCCTACTTTCAAAGCACTCTTTGAAGTCATACGTGATGTaagtttttgtttatttctttttaagcTGTTGTGCTCTACTGCTATAGTAATACAGTGGCAAGGAAGGCCTTAGAATACACTGAAAAAATGTCACTCTACCTCTAAAGCTGTAGAGCAGGTAGGTAGCCCACTGGAGAGTGTTGAAGGAAAATCACTCTAGTGCAATTAAAGacagtggtttttaaaaaagaaaaataataaggtGGGGAAACTTGTGTCCTAAAtacctaaagcaggcatgggcaaacttcggccctccaggtgttttgaacttcagcttctgGTTTtgtttagtacttgaatgggatacTGCCAATGCATACCTGTTGCTGTAGGCTATATATCCGAAGAAGGATCAGGCAAACCCatccctgagtattccttgcttaaacatatcctatgaaattcttgggatcaccataagttggtaggcaatttgaaagcacatacacaggCTGTGCAAAAGTAACAACAGCCTTTCAGTAAATAGTCAGATAAAGATAAGAGTTAGGTAAGAGTATGGGGGTGGTCCTAGTAAGCCATCTCAAACTAATCCCCTGTGTGGCCAAGTTATAGCATGAACGATAGCTACATTCACAgggcaccagcagacagcctatcccagctgctcgagactgtgtcggagtggtccttgaggttccccagacttgttgtcctgggggatttcaatgtccacgctgatacggactcttgctcagcagtggctatggacctagtgtctaccatggagacactaggactcttgctctgcagtactgggcccacgcatcaagcaggacacacgctagacttgatcttcagcgcaggaattcaagtgacccaagcctctattttagaggttccatggtcggatcactgtgccctgagagtcaggctggagcatgcctacccacctggcaagggcgacgagccgatttgggctcgcccaagaagacttatggaacctagtaggttccagaatgctctgaaggatctggagcctgtcagtgactcaatcgatgtgcaggtggacacgtggaacatcaggctgtccaatgcactcgacgagatcgcccctagacgccctctccaaccccgccgaaattggtctccttggttcaccgaggaacttcg
Protein-coding sequences here:
- the gxylt2 gene encoding glucoside xylosyltransferase 2 — encoded protein: MKLYCKAVALALGLAGLLLLYLFVGNAAGDREGDEPPLETAEKEPRVPSGARKGGRLPPAAPFYHQTERAAAAAAAAQVSKQEPRLRLRKAAAGRGKKLAPPRRPKDQKPPTPLISSPQWMHLAVVACGDRLEETLIMLKSAVLFSNRKIKFHIFAENSLKPEFERKLQEWPPSFTKKYEYHVYPISFSVGNAQEWKKLFKPCAAQRLFLPMILKDVDSLLYVDTDVLFLRPIDDIWRFLTAFNSTQLAAMAPEHEIPKIGWYSRFARHPYYGTTGVNSGVMLMNLTRIRNAQFKNSMIPTGLTWEEMLYPLYQKYKNYITWGDQDLLNIIFYFNPECLYLFPCQWNYRPDHCMYGSNCKGAEEEGISILHGNRGVYHDDKQPTFKALFEVIRDFSFEDNLFQSMYYPLQTKFLDTVNTLCGRIPQVFLKQIERTMKKVYENRVIVNIGANFRL